In a single window of the Pirellulales bacterium genome:
- a CDS encoding type II toxin-antitoxin system RelE/ParE family toxin has product PRKAHCQRGGRARQIWADAAMKVFWTEAALRHLAQIHDYIAQDSLRYAVAMIDRITRRSQQCGTFPMMAGKVPEYDRDDVREVLEYPYRIIYRVLPERVDILTVIHGARRLPDIPTA; this is encoded by the coding sequence CCTCGAAAAGCGCATTGTCAGCGTGGAGGACGTGCGCGCCAAATTTGGGCTGACGCCGCAATGAAAGTTTTTTGGACCGAGGCCGCGCTGCGCCATCTTGCACAAATTCACGATTACATTGCGCAGGATTCTCTACGCTATGCCGTGGCCATGATTGACCGAATTACGCGCCGATCGCAACAGTGCGGAACGTTCCCCATGATGGCAGGCAAAGTGCCGGAGTACGACCGGGACGATGTTCGCGAAGTGCTCGAATATCCGTACCGGATTATTTATCGAGTCTTGCCGGAGCGAGTTGATATTTTAACCGTGATTCATGGTGCGCGGCGGCTGCCGGATATACCAACGGCTTAG